The following coding sequences lie in one Streptomyces albofaciens JCM 4342 genomic window:
- the ribH gene encoding 6,7-dimethyl-8-ribityllumazine synthase codes for MSGKGAPELSVKNCGDLRVAVVAAQWHEKVMDGLVDGALRALSELGIDEPTLLRVPGSFELPVVAKVLAGRGYDAIVALGVVIRGGTPHFDYVCQGVTQGLTQVSVDTGVPIGFGVLTCDTEEQALDRAGIFGSTEDKGHEAVTAAVATAATLRTVAEPWR; via the coding sequence GTGAGCGGCAAAGGCGCACCCGAACTGTCCGTGAAGAACTGTGGCGACCTGCGGGTGGCCGTCGTCGCCGCCCAGTGGCACGAGAAGGTGATGGACGGCCTGGTGGACGGGGCCCTGCGCGCCCTGTCCGAGCTGGGCATCGACGAGCCGACGCTGCTGCGCGTGCCCGGCAGCTTCGAGCTGCCGGTGGTCGCCAAGGTGCTGGCCGGCCGCGGCTACGACGCGATCGTGGCGCTCGGCGTCGTCATCCGCGGCGGCACCCCGCACTTCGACTACGTGTGCCAGGGCGTCACCCAGGGCCTGACCCAGGTCAGCGTGGACACCGGGGTACCGATCGGGTTCGGCGTGCTGACCTGCGACACCGAGGAGCAGGCGCTGGACCGGGCCGGGATCTTCGGCTCCACCGAGGACAAGGGCCACGAGGCGGTGACCGCCGCCGTCGCCACCGCCGCGACGCTGCGCACCGTCGCCGAGCCCTGGCGCTGA
- a CDS encoding phosphoribosyl-ATP diphosphatase produces MGPIMSKKTFEELFTELQQKASGDPATSRTAELVQSGVHAIGKKVVEEAAEVWMAAEYESDEAAAEEISQLLYHLQVMMVAKGLTLDDVYAHL; encoded by the coding sequence GTGGGGCCCATCATGTCCAAGAAGACGTTCGAGGAGCTGTTCACCGAGCTCCAGCAGAAGGCCTCCGGCGACCCCGCCACCTCCCGCACCGCCGAACTGGTCCAGTCCGGCGTGCATGCGATCGGCAAGAAGGTCGTCGAGGAGGCCGCCGAGGTGTGGATGGCCGCGGAGTACGAATCCGACGAGGCCGCCGCCGAGGAGATCTCCCAGCTCCTGTACCACCTTCAGGTGATGATGGTCGCCAAGGGCCTGACCCTCGACGACGTCTACGCCCACCTCTGA
- the hisG gene encoding ATP phosphoribosyltransferase, producing the protein MLRIAVPNKGSLSEPASAMLHEAGYRQRKDRRELVLVDAENEVEFFFLRPRDIAVYVGSGKLDIGITGRDLLLDSGAQAEEIMQLGFAGSTFRYATRPGTAKEVTDFDGMTVATSFSGLVTKHLADNGVNASVVHLDGAVETAIQLGVAEIIADVVETGTTLRNAGLEIIGEPILKSEAVVIRGKDAPEDDPKVRQFLRRMQGVLVARRYVMMDYDIRVEHVEKAVALTPGLESPTVSPLHHEGWVAVRSMVPAKDAQRIMDELYELGARAILTTGIHACRL; encoded by the coding sequence ATGCTGCGCATCGCCGTCCCGAACAAGGGTTCACTGTCCGAGCCTGCGTCGGCGATGCTCCATGAGGCCGGCTACCGCCAGCGCAAGGACCGCAGGGAACTGGTCCTGGTCGACGCGGAGAACGAGGTCGAGTTCTTCTTCCTGCGCCCGCGCGACATCGCGGTCTACGTCGGCTCCGGCAAGCTGGACATCGGCATCACCGGCCGGGACCTGCTGCTGGACTCCGGCGCGCAGGCCGAGGAGATCATGCAGCTCGGCTTCGCCGGCTCGACCTTCCGCTACGCCACCCGTCCGGGCACGGCGAAGGAGGTCACCGACTTCGACGGCATGACGGTCGCCACCTCCTTCTCCGGCCTGGTCACCAAGCACCTCGCCGACAACGGCGTGAACGCCTCCGTCGTCCACCTCGACGGCGCGGTGGAGACCGCCATCCAGCTCGGCGTCGCCGAGATCATCGCCGATGTGGTGGAGACCGGCACCACCCTGCGCAACGCCGGCCTGGAGATCATCGGCGAGCCGATCCTGAAGTCCGAGGCGGTCGTCATCCGCGGCAAGGACGCGCCCGAGGACGACCCGAAGGTCCGCCAGTTCCTGCGCCGCATGCAGGGTGTCCTGGTCGCCCGGCGCTACGTGATGATGGACTACGACATCCGCGTCGAGCACGTCGAGAAGGCCGTCGCCCTCACCCCGGGCCTGGAGTCGCCGACCGTCTCCCCGCTGCACCACGAGGGCTGGGTCGCGGTCCGCTCGATGGTCCCCGCCAAGGACGCCCAGCGCATCATGGACGAGCTGTACGAGCTCGGCGCCCGCGCCATCCTGACCACCGGCATCCACGCCTGCCGCCTCTGA
- a CDS encoding PH domain-containing protein, producing MSAPASTPLPALPVTFRPARTRAVLYGVGIAQLAVLTVIAVLLPKLGPGERISFVFTGLLVLGVLLLLARPKVVAHQKGVTVVNLTTKRELAWAQVLRVNLRQGDPWVHLDLADGTSLPAMGIQPGIARDQAIRDARTLRALADSHGTGSQPNG from the coding sequence GTGTCCGCGCCCGCATCCACGCCCCTGCCCGCCCTCCCGGTGACGTTCCGGCCCGCCCGCACCCGGGCCGTGCTGTACGGCGTCGGCATCGCCCAGCTCGCCGTGCTCACGGTGATCGCCGTGCTGCTGCCGAAGCTGGGCCCCGGCGAGCGGATCAGCTTCGTGTTCACGGGGCTGCTCGTGCTCGGCGTGCTCCTGCTGCTCGCCCGCCCCAAGGTGGTCGCCCACCAGAAGGGCGTCACGGTCGTCAACCTCACCACCAAGCGCGAGCTGGCCTGGGCCCAGGTGCTTCGCGTCAACCTGCGCCAGGGCGACCCGTGGGTGCACCTCGACCTGGCCGACGGCACCAGCCTGCCCGCGATGGGCATCCAGCCCGGCATCGCGCGCGACCAGGCGATCCGGGACGCCCGTACGCTCCGCGCGCTCGCCGACAGCCACGGCACGGGCAGTCAGCCCAACGGGTGA
- a CDS encoding hemolysin family protein translates to MTASLLLLAAALVLILANGFFVAAEFGLVTVEKAEAERAAAEGDRRARTVVSALRELSFQLSGTQLGITITSLVVGMLAEPALAHLLSAPLTAVGLPAGAVPGIAVVIGMLLASAVQMVLGELVPKNWAVSKPLQVARFVAGPQGAFSRFFRPVISLLNTVANRLVRALGVEPTDELASARTPGELVSLAHHSARAGVIEQDTADLFVRTLSLGGLTAENVMTPRVRVSALQASATAEDVLNLTRATGLSRFPVYRTRLDEVVGMVHLKDALAVPEHERLRTPAGRIAVPPLLVPETLPVQPLLERLRSEQPIAVVVDEYGGTAGVVTLEDIVEELVGEVRDEHDRAALPELAQAPPEDGRPAWDADGGCRVDTLRRIGLDAPDGPYETVAGLVAHILGRVPAPGDTAELDGWRLRVRLVSHHRAARVRIIRTAGAAAPAPLLAEVAR, encoded by the coding sequence ATGACCGCCAGTCTGCTGCTGCTTGCGGCGGCACTCGTCCTGATCCTCGCCAACGGATTCTTCGTCGCCGCCGAATTCGGCCTGGTGACCGTGGAGAAGGCGGAGGCCGAACGGGCCGCCGCCGAGGGCGACCGGCGCGCCCGCACCGTCGTCTCCGCGCTGCGCGAACTCTCCTTCCAGCTCTCCGGCACCCAGCTCGGCATCACCATCACCTCCCTGGTGGTCGGCATGCTCGCCGAGCCCGCCCTGGCCCATCTGCTGTCCGCGCCGCTGACCGCCGTGGGGCTGCCGGCCGGCGCCGTACCGGGCATCGCCGTCGTCATCGGGATGCTTTTGGCCTCCGCCGTGCAGATGGTCCTCGGCGAGCTGGTGCCCAAGAACTGGGCGGTCTCCAAGCCGCTCCAGGTCGCCCGCTTCGTCGCGGGTCCGCAGGGCGCCTTCTCGCGGTTCTTCCGCCCGGTGATCTCCCTGCTGAACACGGTCGCCAACCGGCTCGTCCGGGCCCTGGGCGTGGAGCCGACCGACGAGCTGGCCTCCGCCCGCACCCCCGGCGAACTGGTCTCGCTCGCCCACCACTCGGCCCGCGCCGGGGTGATCGAGCAGGACACCGCCGACCTGTTCGTGCGCACCCTCTCCCTCGGCGGGCTGACCGCCGAGAACGTGATGACCCCGCGGGTACGGGTCAGCGCCCTCCAGGCGTCCGCGACCGCCGAGGACGTCCTCAACCTCACCCGCGCCACCGGCCTGTCCCGCTTTCCCGTCTACCGCACCCGGCTCGACGAGGTGGTGGGCATGGTGCACCTCAAGGACGCCCTCGCGGTGCCCGAGCACGAGCGGCTGCGCACCCCCGCCGGGCGGATCGCCGTACCGCCGCTCCTGGTGCCCGAGACGCTGCCGGTGCAGCCGCTGCTGGAGCGGCTGCGCAGCGAGCAGCCGATAGCCGTGGTCGTCGACGAGTACGGCGGCACGGCGGGCGTGGTCACCCTGGAGGACATCGTCGAGGAACTGGTCGGCGAGGTCCGCGACGAGCACGACCGGGCGGCCCTGCCCGAGCTGGCGCAGGCGCCGCCCGAGGACGGCCGTCCGGCCTGGGACGCGGACGGCGGCTGCCGGGTCGACACGCTGCGCCGGATCGGCCTGGACGCGCCCGACGGCCCGTACGAGACCGTGGCCGGACTGGTCGCGCACATACTCGGGCGGGTGCCCGCCCCCGGCGACACCGCCGAGCTGGACGGCTGGCGGCTGCGGGTGCGGCTGGTGTCCCACCACCGCGCCGCACGGGTCCGGATCATACGGACGGCCGGCGCCGCCGCCCCCGCCCCGCTGCTCGCGGAGGTGGCCCGGTGA
- a CDS encoding hemolysin family protein produces the protein MSFLQLLFAAFLVLVNGFFVGAEFALVSVRRSQIEPLATAGSKRARKVLHGLENLPQMMAAAQFGITVCSLTLGAVAEPTVARLLEPLFHAAHLPEPLIHPLGYVIALAAVVFLHLVIGEMVPKNLAMAAPEKTALWFSPGLVAFARLCRPVTALLGACARGVLRLFRVEPKDEVEAVFTSEQLTHLVEDSKQAGLLAPAEQERLSDALELGSRPVTDVLLDPAGLVTVGPAVTPRQVEELTVKTGYSRFPVSAPGGAYMGYLHVKDVLDLEEGDRAVPQHIWHPMTTLRAELPLDDALTAMRRSASHLAAVADATGRVLGLVALEDVLEKLVGEVRDPSHRQDDLPPVAAFGAQGTRVPEVPGLSETPGLSEGPGDRLSGPRGEPGPAREDRALAG, from the coding sequence GTGAGTTTCCTCCAGCTCCTGTTCGCCGCCTTCCTGGTCCTGGTCAACGGCTTCTTCGTGGGCGCCGAGTTCGCGCTCGTCTCGGTGCGCCGCAGCCAGATCGAGCCGCTGGCCACCGCGGGCTCCAAGCGGGCCCGCAAGGTGCTGCACGGCCTGGAGAACCTGCCGCAGATGATGGCGGCGGCCCAGTTCGGCATCACCGTCTGCTCCCTGACGCTCGGCGCGGTCGCCGAACCGACCGTGGCCCGCCTCCTGGAGCCCCTCTTCCACGCGGCCCACCTGCCGGAGCCGCTGATCCACCCGCTCGGCTACGTCATCGCCCTGGCCGCGGTGGTCTTCCTCCACCTGGTCATCGGCGAGATGGTGCCGAAGAACCTGGCGATGGCCGCGCCGGAGAAGACCGCGCTGTGGTTCAGTCCGGGCCTGGTCGCCTTCGCCCGCCTGTGCCGCCCGGTCACCGCCCTGCTCGGGGCGTGCGCGCGCGGTGTGCTGCGGCTGTTCCGTGTCGAGCCGAAGGACGAGGTGGAGGCGGTCTTCACGAGCGAACAGCTCACCCACCTCGTCGAGGACTCCAAGCAGGCCGGGCTGCTGGCCCCGGCCGAGCAGGAGCGCCTGTCCGACGCGCTGGAGCTGGGCAGCCGCCCGGTCACCGACGTGCTCCTGGACCCGGCCGGGCTGGTCACGGTCGGTCCGGCGGTCACCCCGCGGCAGGTCGAGGAGCTGACCGTCAAGACCGGCTACTCCCGTTTCCCGGTGTCCGCGCCCGGCGGCGCGTACATGGGCTACCTGCACGTCAAGGACGTACTGGACCTGGAGGAGGGCGACCGCGCGGTGCCGCAGCACATCTGGCACCCGATGACGACGCTGCGCGCCGAACTCCCCCTGGACGACGCGCTGACCGCGATGCGCCGGTCCGCTTCCCACCTGGCCGCCGTCGCCGACGCGACCGGGCGGGTGCTGGGCCTGGTCGCGCTGGAGGACGTACTGGAGAAGCTGGTGGGGGAGGTGCGCGACCCGTCGCACCGGCAGGACGATCTGCCGCCCGTGGCGGCGTTCGGCGCGCAGGGCACCCGGGTCCCCGAGGTGCCGGGGCTCTCCGAGACACCGGGGCTCTCCGAGGGGCCGGGCGACCGGCTGTCCGGGCCGCGCGGCGAGCCGGGCCCCGCCCGGGAGGACCGGGCGCTGGCGGGGTGA
- a CDS encoding ester cyclase, whose translation MDTTRTDRNKQLVTGLFAAINARRTADLPAYLAADVIDHNKIIHGEPDAPGAAFDGFRQQLDAFSAVRTEPRELIAEGDRVVARLLVSGVHTGAHPRMPRPTGRRFAVEQI comes from the coding sequence ATGGACACGACCCGCACGGACCGGAACAAGCAGCTCGTCACCGGCCTGTTCGCGGCGATCAACGCACGGCGGACGGCGGATCTGCCGGCGTACCTCGCGGCGGACGTGATCGACCACAACAAGATCATCCATGGCGAGCCGGACGCGCCGGGCGCCGCCTTCGACGGCTTCCGGCAGCAGCTCGACGCCTTCTCCGCGGTGCGGACGGAGCCGCGCGAGCTGATCGCCGAAGGCGACCGCGTGGTGGCCCGGCTGCTGGTCAGCGGGGTGCACACGGGGGCACACCCGCGGATGCCGCGGCCCACCGGCCGGCGGTTCGCGGTGGAGCAGATATAG
- a CDS encoding TetR/AcrR family transcriptional regulator C-terminal domain-containing protein has translation MAEGRKRARGERAGLSRQRVLDAALALVDRDGLAALSMRRLGADLGVEAMTLYHYVPNKDALLDGLVERVFEQAAPLTADGARWRPALEQYAGSLRRTLLRHPAVLPLAMSRPAVTPQTLGAVESGLRMLRDAGFPLGRALDVLNALTVFVIGHAAVEAATARVNEQGAPGSTAYLAQLDADRFPLLVEAGRGGHGADDAARFDHAVRALLAGFEGGA, from the coding sequence GTGGCCGAGGGGCGGAAGCGGGCGCGGGGCGAACGGGCGGGGCTGTCCCGGCAGCGGGTGCTGGACGCGGCACTCGCGCTGGTCGACCGCGACGGCCTCGCCGCCCTCTCGATGCGCCGCCTCGGCGCCGACCTCGGCGTCGAGGCCATGACGCTCTATCACTACGTCCCGAACAAGGACGCGTTGCTGGACGGCCTGGTGGAGCGGGTGTTCGAGCAGGCGGCGCCGCTCACCGCCGACGGCGCGCGCTGGCGGCCCGCGCTGGAGCAGTACGCCGGGTCGCTGCGCCGCACGCTGCTGCGCCACCCCGCCGTACTGCCCCTGGCGATGAGCCGCCCCGCGGTGACGCCGCAGACCCTCGGCGCGGTGGAGAGCGGCCTGCGGATGCTCCGGGACGCCGGATTCCCGCTCGGCCGGGCGCTGGACGTACTGAACGCGCTCACCGTCTTCGTCATCGGCCACGCCGCCGTCGAAGCGGCCACCGCCCGCGTCAACGAGCAGGGCGCGCCCGGCTCAACGGCGTACCTTGCGCAGTTGGACGCGGACCGCTTCCCGCTGCTCGTGGAGGCCGGGCGGGGCGGCCACGGGGCCGACGACGCGGCGCGCTTCGATCACGCCGTACGGGCACTGCTGGCAGGCTTCGAGGGCGGGGCCTAG
- a CDS encoding AAA family ATPase translates to MDFGTQGTHAPAELAWLRAVDAYTVGAYPQAEEEFRAAVRMDPTMADGWLGLHALRADTSTALLRMHRHRDRFGEQRARHRRTLNSWYWLGWWVQPVLETGRDLLLAHASHWLDGRHVAELDQALAGCPPVDTDPQVRFLHACRAYLVKDWDQLVRHTEPLLDDPLLGIEAGLFGGMARVRQEMYGQAEPLLAAALMRCRSEQPQRKELRYWLARAHEGTGRSAAALPLYRAVHRVDPAFMDTSARLAAIAEGDGLEEGADLAAVSASGLGQEAGGDLDPLSPLDPVDGRELLATTEPEGPDSDLAGGSPGDAGPAVREKAALGGPRGADQLPAGPSDPVLLEKALAELERMVGLEPVKRQVRALSAQLRMARLRAGQGLPVQPPKRHFVFSGPSGTGKTTVARILGRVFYALGLLGGDHLVEAQRADLVGEFLGQTAVKANELIDSALGGVLFVDEAYSLSNSAYSKGDAYGDEALQVLLKRAEDNRDRLVVILAGYPEGMDRLLAANPGLSSRFTSRVDFPSYRPPELTAIGEVLAAENGDHWDEESLEELRSISGHVVEQGWIDELGNGRFLRTLYEKSCAYRDLRLSTWSGTPSRDDLATLRLPDLMQAYGEVLSGRGPAVGPGPDMPPPL, encoded by the coding sequence ATGGATTTCGGCACCCAGGGCACACACGCCCCGGCCGAACTCGCCTGGCTGCGCGCGGTGGACGCCTACACGGTGGGCGCGTACCCGCAGGCGGAGGAGGAGTTCCGGGCCGCGGTGCGGATGGATCCGACGATGGCCGACGGCTGGCTCGGCCTGCACGCGCTGCGTGCGGACACCTCGACCGCGCTGCTGCGCATGCACCGGCACCGTGATCGTTTCGGGGAACAGCGGGCCAGGCACCGGCGCACGCTCAATTCCTGGTACTGGCTGGGCTGGTGGGTGCAGCCGGTGCTGGAGACCGGCCGCGACCTGCTGCTGGCGCACGCCTCGCACTGGCTCGACGGCCGCCATGTGGCCGAGCTGGACCAGGCGTTGGCGGGCTGCCCGCCGGTGGACACCGACCCGCAGGTGCGCTTCCTGCACGCCTGCCGCGCCTATCTCGTCAAGGACTGGGACCAGCTCGTCCGACATACCGAGCCGCTGCTGGACGACCCGCTGCTCGGCATCGAGGCCGGACTGTTCGGCGGCATGGCGCGGGTGCGCCAGGAGATGTACGGCCAGGCCGAGCCGCTGCTGGCGGCCGCCCTGATGCGCTGCCGCAGCGAACAGCCGCAGCGCAAGGAGCTGCGGTACTGGCTCGCCCGGGCCCACGAGGGCACCGGCCGCAGCGCGGCGGCGCTGCCGCTGTACCGCGCGGTGCACCGCGTGGACCCGGCGTTCATGGACACCTCGGCCCGGCTGGCGGCCATAGCCGAGGGCGACGGCCTGGAGGAGGGCGCCGACCTGGCGGCCGTGTCCGCCTCCGGCCTCGGCCAGGAGGCGGGCGGCGATCTCGACCCGCTCTCCCCGCTCGATCCGGTGGACGGGCGGGAGCTGCTGGCCACGACCGAGCCGGAGGGCCCGGACAGTGACCTGGCGGGCGGCTCCCCGGGGGACGCCGGTCCGGCCGTACGGGAGAAGGCCGCGCTCGGCGGGCCGCGCGGCGCCGACCAGCTGCCGGCCGGCCCGTCCGACCCGGTGCTGCTGGAGAAGGCGCTCGCCGAGCTGGAGCGGATGGTCGGGCTGGAGCCGGTGAAGCGTCAGGTCAGGGCGCTGTCGGCGCAGTTGCGGATGGCGCGGTTGCGGGCGGGCCAGGGCCTTCCGGTGCAGCCGCCGAAACGACACTTCGTCTTCTCCGGGCCCTCCGGCACGGGCAAGACCACCGTGGCCCGGATACTCGGCCGGGTGTTCTACGCGCTCGGCCTGCTGGGCGGCGACCACCTCGTGGAGGCACAACGCGCCGACCTGGTCGGCGAGTTCCTGGGGCAGACCGCCGTGAAGGCGAACGAGCTGATCGACTCGGCGCTGGGCGGGGTGCTGTTCGTGGACGAGGCGTACAGCCTGTCGAACTCCGCGTACAGCAAGGGCGACGCGTACGGCGACGAGGCCCTGCAAGTGCTGCTCAAGCGGGCCGAGGACAACCGTGACCGGCTCGTCGTCATCCTCGCCGGCTACCCGGAGGGCATGGACCGCCTGCTGGCCGCCAACCCCGGCCTGTCCTCCCGCTTCACCTCGCGCGTCGACTTCCCGAGCTACCGGCCGCCGGAGCTGACCGCCATCGGCGAGGTGCTGGCCGCCGAGAACGGCGACCACTGGGACGAGGAGTCGCTGGAGGAGCTGCGCAGCATCAGCGGCCATGTGGTCGAGCAGGGCTGGATCGACGAGCTGGGCAACGGCCGCTTCCTGCGCACCCTGTACGAGAAGAGCTGCGCCTACCGCGACCTGCGGCTGTCCACCTGGTCCGGCACCCCGTCCCGCGACGACCTGGCCACCTTGCGCCTGCCGGACCTGATGCAGGCGTACGGCGAGGTCCTCTCCGGCCGCGGCCCGGCCGTCGGACCGGGCCCGGACATGCCGCCGCCGCTCTGA
- a CDS encoding uridine kinase family protein, translating into MPDGLDALAARLRALPPSCGPVRLIAVDGHAGSGKSTFARHLAAALDHAPVVQLDDIATHDELFAWTDRFRAEVLAPLSRGERARYRVYDWERREFTARRELEPAHAVVVEGVGAGRRALRPYLACLLWMDLTAGHSWERGRLRDGPALEGFWDDWIPAERAHFAADPTRPHAGLLVRGCAEGYEVLPGPGEAGGTP; encoded by the coding sequence GTGCCGGACGGGCTGGACGCCCTCGCCGCCCGGCTGCGCGCGCTGCCCCCGTCCTGCGGCCCGGTGCGGCTGATCGCGGTGGACGGGCACGCCGGGTCCGGGAAGAGCACCTTCGCGCGGCACCTGGCCGCGGCGCTGGACCACGCGCCGGTCGTCCAGCTGGACGACATCGCCACCCACGACGAACTGTTCGCCTGGACGGACCGGTTCCGGGCCGAGGTGCTGGCGCCGCTGTCGCGCGGGGAGCGCGCGCGGTACCGGGTGTACGACTGGGAGCGCAGGGAGTTCACCGCGCGCCGGGAGCTGGAACCGGCGCACGCCGTCGTCGTGGAGGGTGTGGGCGCGGGCCGGCGCGCCCTGCGCCCGTACCTCGCGTGCCTGCTGTGGATGGACCTGACGGCTGGTCACTCCTGGGAACGGGGACGGCTGCGGGACGGACCGGCCCTCGAAGGGTTCTGGGATGACTGGATCCCTGCGGAACGCGCCCATTTCGCGGCGGACCCCACGCGTCCGCACGCCGGCCTGCTGGTGCGCGGGTGCGCCGAGGGGTACGAGGTGCTGCCGGGGCCGGGTGAGGCGGGCGGTACCCCCTGA
- a CDS encoding peptidase C39 family protein: protein MNRPTPRRTVLAAALAAAAGAAAPSALAASPSVPSAAPKAKRLVDYRAWHTAADWKQGVANGTRVVNGGRPGVVIDRPAGSAEYRDPHTGTTATWEYAVWTSPARTLKVPSTEAVVSWNAHTPAGTWITVEMRGTYSDGGRTPWYVMGRWAAGDGDIRRTSVDGQKDGRSNISTDTFAIDNPASGLRLSSYELRVTLHRKPGTTLTPTVWRLGLMGSAVPDRFDVPASKPGVATGRELTVPRYSQEIHKGQYPEYDNGGEAWCSPTSSQMIIEYWGRKPTAADLAWVNPAYADPQVCHAARFTYDYQYQGCGNWPFNTAYAATYRDMEAAVTRLGTLSDAETLIRAGIPVITSQSFLAAELTGAGYGTAGHLMTVIGFTKAGDVIANDPNSPANAAVRRVYKRRQFENIWLRTKRKNAEGKVVSGTGGICYVYFPTEITAVQRAALAAVGVS, encoded by the coding sequence ATGAACAGACCCACGCCCCGGCGTACCGTTCTGGCCGCCGCCCTCGCCGCAGCGGCGGGCGCGGCCGCCCCGTCGGCGCTCGCCGCCTCCCCTTCCGTACCGTCCGCCGCACCGAAGGCGAAGCGTCTCGTGGACTACCGGGCCTGGCACACCGCAGCCGACTGGAAACAGGGCGTCGCGAACGGCACCCGCGTGGTGAACGGGGGCCGCCCCGGGGTGGTCATCGACCGCCCCGCCGGCTCGGCCGAGTACCGCGACCCGCACACCGGCACCACCGCCACCTGGGAGTACGCGGTCTGGACCTCCCCGGCCCGCACCCTGAAGGTCCCGTCCACGGAAGCCGTCGTCTCCTGGAACGCCCACACCCCGGCCGGCACCTGGATCACCGTCGAGATGCGCGGCACGTACAGCGACGGCGGGCGCACCCCGTGGTACGTGATGGGCCGCTGGGCCGCCGGTGACGGCGACATCCGCCGTACGTCCGTCGACGGCCAGAAGGACGGCAGGAGCAACATCTCCACCGACACCTTCGCCATCGACAACCCGGCGAGCGGTCTGCGGCTGTCCTCCTACGAGCTGCGCGTCACCCTCCACCGCAAGCCCGGCACCACCCTCACCCCCACCGTGTGGCGCCTGGGTCTGATGGGGTCGGCCGTCCCCGACCGCTTCGACGTGCCGGCCTCCAAGCCGGGCGTCGCGACCGGCCGCGAACTCACCGTGCCGCGCTATTCGCAGGAGATCCACAAGGGCCAGTACCCCGAGTACGACAACGGCGGCGAGGCGTGGTGCAGCCCCACCTCCTCCCAGATGATCATCGAGTACTGGGGCCGCAAACCCACCGCCGCCGACCTGGCCTGGGTCAACCCGGCCTACGCCGACCCCCAGGTCTGCCACGCCGCCCGCTTCACCTACGACTACCAGTACCAGGGCTGCGGCAACTGGCCCTTCAACACCGCCTACGCGGCCACCTACCGCGACATGGAGGCCGCCGTCACCCGCCTCGGCACCCTCTCCGACGCCGAGACCCTGATCCGCGCCGGCATCCCGGTCATCACCTCGCAGTCCTTCCTGGCGGCCGAACTGACCGGCGCGGGCTACGGCACGGCCGGCCACCTGATGACCGTCATCGGTTTCACCAAGGCCGGCGACGTGATCGCCAACGACCCCAACTCGCCCGCCAACGCCGCCGTCCGCCGCGTCTACAAACGCCGCCAGTTCGAGAACATCTGGCTCCGCACCAAGCGCAAGAACGCCGAGGGCAAGGTCGTCAGCGGCACCGGCGGAATCTGTTACGTGTACTTCCCGACCGAGATCACAGCCGTTCAGCGGGCCGCGCTGGCGGCGGTGGGGGTCAGCTGA
- a CDS encoding HAD family hydrolase, giving the protein MTIKGVLFDFSGTLLRIESPESWLRATLAETGTRLPEAETVRLAAELGRAGALPGGPSPERLPPGLAALWEVRDRSADRHRELYTGLARQVPLPDDRLYDALYERHKTAAAWAPYPDAAEVLGGLRQRGIRVGVVSNIGWDLRPVLRAHGLDRFVDSYVLSYEHGMQKPDLRLFEIACEELGLAPTDVLMVGDDRTADGAATALGCAYLPVDHVPVTERPDGLRPALGLAD; this is encoded by the coding sequence ATGACGATCAAGGGTGTGCTCTTTGACTTCTCCGGGACGCTGCTGCGCATCGAATCGCCGGAGAGCTGGCTGCGCGCGACGCTCGCGGAGACCGGAACGCGGCTCCCGGAGGCGGAGACCGTCCGTCTCGCGGCGGAGCTGGGCCGGGCGGGCGCGCTGCCCGGCGGCCCCTCGCCGGAGCGGCTGCCGCCCGGCCTGGCCGCCCTCTGGGAGGTCCGGGACCGCAGCGCGGACCGGCACCGCGAGCTGTACACCGGCCTCGCCCGGCAGGTGCCGCTGCCCGACGACCGGCTGTACGACGCGCTGTACGAGCGCCACAAGACCGCCGCCGCGTGGGCGCCGTACCCGGACGCCGCCGAGGTCCTGGGCGGGCTCCGGCAGCGCGGTATCCGCGTCGGCGTGGTCAGCAACATCGGCTGGGACCTGCGCCCGGTGCTCCGCGCCCACGGCCTCGACCGCTTCGTCGACAGCTACGTCCTGTCGTACGAGCACGGCATGCAGAAGCCGGACCTGCGGCTCTTCGAGATCGCGTGCGAGGAGCTGGGGCTGGCGCCCACCGACGTGCTGATGGTGGGCGACGACCGGACGGCGGACGGTGCGGCGACGGCCCTGGGCTGCGCGTACCTGCCCGTCGACCACGTGCCGGTGACCGAGCGCCCGGACGGCCTGCGCCCCGCGCTCGGCCTGGCCGACTGA